A window from Gottschalkiaceae bacterium SANA encodes these proteins:
- a CDS encoding MATE family efflux transporter, which translates to MQIDLTQGHEGKQILRFSMPIFVGALIQQGFNTVDAWIVGNAIGVPGLAAVGISFPVMTLIAAILIGLGSGTEILLAQAIGKKDTQELRLITDTLLTGILGASIVLSIAGYLSTEALLILLKTPTSVLADATSYLQIIFIGLFGLAGYHTLNGMIRATGNSLVPLIFLGISAGINIVLDLIFVLVFWWGTAGAAWATILAQGFAFLACVIYTNHRLPQMRYHPLHLKWSGRVLREGIRLAIPTAILQGSVSAGRMVIQGMVNGFGGAAAAAYALGMRLDSLASIPIVNFGLAMTTFTGQNVGAGKWKRVIRGEKFAIRLGLAFSASLMILIWFFGASIAGRFIEDADVVAMATEYLRYVSAGYFFASTYTIMHGVMKGTGNTLTPMWIMIFGNIILRVLVAAGLSQHMGVSGIWAAIPIGWTIAFLLTMVYSKRHPLTK; encoded by the coding sequence ATGCAGATCGATTTAACTCAAGGACATGAAGGCAAGCAAATCCTTAGATTTAGCATGCCGATTTTTGTTGGCGCCTTGATTCAGCAAGGTTTTAACACCGTGGATGCCTGGATTGTTGGCAACGCCATTGGTGTACCGGGTTTGGCGGCTGTGGGCATCAGTTTTCCAGTGATGACTCTTATTGCAGCCATTCTGATTGGTTTGGGATCGGGCACGGAAATTTTGTTAGCACAGGCTATTGGTAAAAAGGATACTCAAGAGCTTCGACTGATTACAGATACGCTTTTAACGGGGATACTTGGCGCCTCAATTGTACTTTCAATTGCGGGGTATTTGTCGACAGAAGCCCTTTTGATTTTACTCAAAACGCCAACATCCGTATTAGCTGATGCAACAAGTTACCTGCAAATTATTTTTATCGGTCTCTTTGGTTTGGCTGGTTATCATACGCTAAATGGCATGATTAGAGCCACTGGAAATTCCTTGGTTCCTTTGATCTTTTTGGGAATTTCAGCAGGGATTAACATTGTTTTGGATTTGATTTTTGTTTTGGTATTTTGGTGGGGAACTGCGGGAGCAGCATGGGCGACAATACTTGCTCAAGGGTTTGCCTTCCTTGCTTGTGTCATCTACACCAATCATCGATTGCCCCAAATGCGCTATCATCCCCTCCATTTAAAATGGTCGGGCAGGGTGCTTAGGGAAGGGATTCGATTGGCGATTCCCACGGCTATATTACAAGGGTCTGTCAGTGCTGGTCGCATGGTCATTCAGGGAATGGTCAATGGATTCGGCGGTGCTGCAGCGGCAGCATATGCACTGGGTATGCGACTAGACTCTTTGGCTAGCATTCCCATTGTTAACTTTGGGCTGGCAATGACGACTTTCACGGGTCAAAATGTGGGGGCTGGAAAGTGGAAGCGGGTGATTCGAGGTGAAAAATTCGCCATTCGTCTTGGTTTGGCTTTCAGTGCTAGTTTAATGATTTTGATTTGGTTTTTTGGCGCATCCATCGCGGGTCGATTTATTGAAGATGCGGATGTGGTCGCTATGGCAACGGAGTATTTGCGCTATGTCAGCGCGGGTTATTTCTTTGCTTCCACCTATACCATTATGCATGGGGTCATGAAGGGAACGGGAAACACCTTAACACCCATGTGGATTATGATTTTTGGAAATATTATTCTACGTGTGCTGGTGGCGGCAGGCTTGTCTCAACACATGGGTGTCAGCGGAATCTGGGCGGCCATTCCCATTGGCTGGACCATTGCATTCTTGCTCACCATGGTTTACAGCAAACGACATCCTTTAACAAAGTGA
- a CDS encoding amidohydrolase family protein encodes MKQTYIGKQCFTGTEILSPFYMQVEDGVIQAIGAGNPPEEILTSTDPIDLKGELVTPGWIDAHCHIVKGKDDLGNGVDFESPARLAETLIRSGKNAEAMLKAGVVAIRDLGSTHGYALGVRDAIEAGLIMGPKIVASGQALCATGGHGFTISIEADGPLAMKKAARQVIKNGADCVKIMVSGGVNSPGPEPAPAELTLDEIQAATDAAHALGRKVAVHTHGNTAIRRCVEAGVDSIEHGVFLTEDLMEIMAEKGIALVPTLSAPYYAVNEGLKAEPNNPDHAKSKEVLQRHRKAVITAHKKGVMVAFGTDAGTPFNTYENVAYELVLMVRKAGFKPIEALTCATVNSAKLLGIDDHLGQLAPGMEASFLVFAGNPLQSIESVVEEKEIYYKGVRI; translated from the coding sequence ATGAAACAGACATATATTGGAAAACAGTGTTTTACAGGGACAGAAATTCTCTCTCCTTTTTATATGCAAGTGGAAGATGGTGTCATTCAGGCCATTGGGGCGGGCAATCCGCCCGAGGAGATTTTAACATCGACGGACCCCATTGATCTCAAGGGAGAACTGGTGACACCGGGCTGGATTGACGCCCACTGCCATATCGTTAAGGGAAAAGACGATTTGGGAAATGGTGTAGATTTTGAGTCGCCAGCAAGGCTTGCCGAGACCTTGATTCGTTCGGGGAAAAATGCTGAAGCCATGCTAAAAGCAGGGGTTGTCGCCATACGGGATTTGGGTTCGACCCATGGATATGCTTTGGGTGTAAGAGACGCCATTGAAGCAGGCCTTATTATGGGACCCAAGATTGTGGCATCCGGCCAGGCCCTTTGCGCAACTGGCGGTCATGGATTTACAATATCAATTGAAGCGGATGGTCCTCTTGCTATGAAAAAGGCAGCGCGTCAAGTTATAAAAAACGGTGCGGATTGTGTAAAAATCATGGTGTCTGGGGGGGTCAACTCACCGGGACCGGAACCGGCACCCGCAGAGTTGACCCTGGATGAGATTCAGGCGGCGACCGATGCGGCCCATGCCCTGGGCAGAAAGGTGGCAGTCCACACCCACGGCAATACGGCCATACGAAGGTGTGTGGAAGCCGGGGTGGATTCCATTGAACACGGGGTTTTTCTTACGGAAGATTTGATGGAAATCATGGCGGAAAAGGGCATTGCCCTGGTACCAACCTTGTCGGCACCCTATTATGCGGTGAACGAAGGATTAAAAGCGGAGCCAAATAATCCAGACCATGCCAAGAGTAAAGAGGTGCTGCAAAGGCATCGAAAGGCAGTGATTACCGCCCATAAAAAGGGTGTTATGGTTGCCTTTGGCACCGATGCAGGCACCCCCTTCAACACCTATGAAAATGTTGCTTATGAATTGGTGCTGATGGTGAGAAAAGCAGGATTTAAACCGATTGAGGCCCTAACCTGTGCAACGGTCAACAGTGCTAAATTATTGGGCATTGACGATCATTTAGGCCAATTGGCACCAGGCATGGAAGCCAGTTTTCTTGTTTTTGCCGGTAACCCCTTGCAATCGATTGAGTCGGTTGTGGAAGAAAAAGAAATCTATTACAAAGGCGTGAGGATATGA